From Pelmatolapia mariae isolate MD_Pm_ZW linkage group LG1, Pm_UMD_F_2, whole genome shotgun sequence, one genomic window encodes:
- the psmc3 gene encoding 26S proteasome regulatory subunit 6A: MASLSDKSVWDEVEDGIGEEVLKMSTEEIVQRTRLLDSEIKIMKSEVLRVTHELQAMKDKIKENTEKIKVNKTLPYLVSNVIELLDVDPNDQEEDGANVDLDSQRKGKCAVIKTSTRQTYFLPVIGLVDAEKLKPGDLVGVNKDSYLILETLPTEYDSRVKAMEVDERPTEQYSDIGGLDKQIQELVEAIVLPMNHKEKFENLGIQPPKGVLMYGPPGTGKTLLARACAAQTKATFLKLAGPQLVQMFIGDGAKLVRDAFALAKEKAPSIIFIDELDAIGTKRFDSEKAGDREVQRTMLELLNQLDGFQPNMLVKVIAATNRVDILDPALLRSGRLDRKIEFPMPNEEARARIMQIHSRKMNVSPDVNYEELARCTDDFNGAQCKAVCVEAGMIALRRGATELNHEDYMEGILEVQAKKKANLQYYA; this comes from the exons ATGGCGTCGCTGAGTGACAAATCAGTTTGGGATGAAGTGGAGGATGGGATCGGCGAAGAAGTGTTAAAAATGTCCACAGAGGAGATAGTTCAGCGCACTCGTCTCCTCGACAGCGAGATAAAGATAATGAAGAGCGAAGTGCTGAGAGTAACCCACGAGCTTCAGGCTATGAAGgataaaattaaagaaaacacgGAGAAGATAAAGGTGAACAAAACGCTGCCCTACCTGGTGTCTAACGTGATCGAGCTGCTGGATGTGGACCCCAACGACCAGGAGGAGGACGGGGCTAACGTGGACCTGGACTCCCAGAGAAAAGGAAAGTGCGCAGTTATCAAAACTTCAACCCGGCAGACCTACTTCCTGCCGGTGATCGGGCTGGTGGACGCCGAGAAGCTAAAACCGGGAGACCTCGTAGGTGTTAACAAAGACTCCTACCTGATCCTGGAGACCTTACCAACCGAGTATGACTCCAGAGTCAAGGCCATGGAGGTGGATGAGCGCCCCACAGAGCAGTACAGCGACATTGGAGGTCTGGATAAGCAGATCCAGGAGCTGGTGGAGGCGATAGTGCTGCCGATGAACCACAAGGAGAAGTTTGAAAACCTGGGCATCCAGCCCCCAAAGGGAGTCCTCATGTATGGACCCCCTGGCACCGGGAAGACCCTACTGGCCAGGGCATGTGCCGCTCAAACCAAAGCCACATTCCTGAAGCTTGCAGGTCCACAGCTGGTGCAGATGTTCATTGGAGATGGTGCCAAGCTGGTCAGAGATGCTTTCGCCCTGGCTAAAGAGAAAGCCCCATCCATCATCTTCATAGATGAGTTGGACGCCATTGGAACCAAGAGGTTTGACAGCGAGAAGGCTGGAGACAGAGAGGTGCAGAGGACCATGCTGGAGCTGCTCAACCAGCTGGATGGATTTCAGCCAAACATGCTGGTCAAG GTGATTGCTGCCACCAACAGAGTGGACATCCTGGATCCTGCCCTGCTCCGTTCAGGTCGTCTGGACAGGAAGATCGAGTTCCCCATGCCGAACGAAGAGGCCAGGGCTCGCATCATGCAAATTCACTCTCGTAAGATGAACGTCAGCCCCGATGTCAACTATGAGGAGCTGGCCCGCTGCACCGACGACTTCAACGGCGCCCAGTGCAAAGCTGTGTGCGTGGAGGCCGGTATGATCGCGCTGCGCCGCGGAGCCACAGAGCTGAACCATGAGGATTACATGGAGGGAATCCTGGAGGTCCAAGCTAAGAAGAAGGCTAACCTTCAGTACTATGCCTGA
- the tbp gene encoding TATA-box-binding protein, translating to MDQNNSIPAFQGLVASPQGAMTPGMPLFSPMMPYGSGLTPQPVQNTNSLSILEEQQRQQQAQQQQQQAQQQAQQAGSGTSGQTPQLFHSQAVGGSTTTALPGNTPLFTTPLTPMTPITPATPASETSGIVPQLQNIVSTVNLGCKLDLKTIALRARNAEYNPKRFAAVIMRIREPRTTALIFSSGKMVCTGAKSEEQSRLAARKYARVVQKLGFPAKFLDFKIQNMVGSCDVKFPIRLEGLVLTHQQFSSYEPELFPGLIYRMIKPRIVLLIFVSGKVVLTGAKVRGEIYEAFENIYPILKGFRKTT from the exons ATGGACCAGAACAACAGCATACCAGCCTTCCAAGGGCTGGTGGCTTCCCCTCAG GGAGCCATGACCCCAGGCATGCCGCTCTTCAGCCCCATGATGCCATATGGCTCTGGTCTGACACCCCAGCCAGTGCAGAACACCAACAGTTTGTCAATACTGGAGGAACAGCAGAGGCAACAGCAGGctcagcaacagcagcaacaggcACAACAACAGGCACAACAGGCCGGCTCAG GGACGTCGGGGCAGACCCCTCAACTTTTCCACTCCCAGGCAGTGGGAGGCTCGACCACAACTGCACTGCCAGGAAACACTCCCCTCTTCACCACCCCGCTGACCCCCATGACCCCCATCACGCCGGCCACCCCTGCTTCAGAAACCTCTGGCATAGTACCGCAGCTACA AAATATAGTATCTACTGTAAACTTAGGCTGTAAACTGGATTTGAAGACCATTGCCCTGAGAGCCAGAAATGCAGAGTACAACCCAAAG CGTTTTGCTGCTGTCATCATGAGAATACGAGAGCCCAGGACCACTGCTCTGATCTTCAGCTCTGGAAAGATGGTCTGCACAGGAGCCAAGAG TGAGGAGCAGTCGAGGTTAGCAGCCAGAAAATATGCGCGTGTTGTGCAGAAGCTCGGTTTTCCCGCCAAGTTCCTGGACTTCAAGATTCAGAACATGGTGGGCAGCTGTGACGTGAAGTTCCCCATTCGGCTGGAGGGATTGGTCCTCACACATCAGCAGTTTAGCAg CTACGAGCCGGAGCTGTTTCCAGGACTCATTTACAGAATGATCAAACCCCGAATTGTCCTGCTCATCTTTGTGTCTGGGAAAGTTGTACTCACAG GTGCCAAAGTGAGAGGAGAGATCTACGAAGCTTTTGAAAACATATACCCCATCCTCAAAGGCTTTCGGAAGACAACGTAG
- the rhoua gene encoding ras homolog family member Ua yields the protein MSPSSPCQMPQRGDGCYKPAPVSPAPPVPPRRVRSRDRGSGRTRRSAAGSAGAGAAEKRVKCVLVGDGAVGKTSLVVSYTTNGYPTEYVPTAFDNFSAVVSVDGQPVKLQLCDTAGQDEFDKLRPLCYTSADVFLLCFSVVSPASFQNVPEKWVPEIRKHAPFAPLVLVGTQCDLREDVKVLIDLAKYRERPVDPVDAQDCAMEIGAVAYLECSSLTQKNLKEVFDTAILASLQNYSSHKHQRGKKKCRKKQRQTPDKMKSLSKSWWRRYCCVA from the exons ATGTCACCCTCCTCTCCGTGCCAGATGCCCCAGCGGGGCGATGGCTGCTACAAGCCGGCACCGGTGTCCCCTGCTCCGCCTGTGCCCCCGCGGAGGGTCCGGAGCCGGGACAGAGGCTCGGGCAGGACGCGGCGATCCGCGGCAGGGTCAGCGGGAGCCGGAGCAGCGGAGAAGCGGGTGAAGTGCGTCCTGGTCGGGGACGGGGCTGTGGGGAAAACCAGCCTGGTGGTCAGCTACACCACCAACGGCTATCCAACCGAGTACGTTCCGACTGCGTTTGACAACTTCTCAG CGGTGGTATCAGTGGACGGGCAGCCAGTTAAACTACAACTCTGTGACACAGCTGGACAG GATGAGTTCGACAAGCTGCGCCCTCTGTGTTACACCAGTGCAGATGTGTTCCTGCTGTGCTTCAGCGTCGTCAGCCCTGCCTCATTTCAGAACGTTCCTGAGAAGTGGGTACCAGAGATTCGGAAACACGCCCCCTTTGCGCCGCTGGTTCTTGTCGGGACGCAGTGTGATCTCAGAGAGGATGTCAAG GTCCTCATTGATCTGGCGAAGTACCGTGAAAGACCTGTGGACCCAGTGGATGCCCAGGACTGTGCGATGGAGATTGGAGCTGTGGCCTACTTAGAGTGCTCTTCGCTGACCCAAAAAAATCTCAAGGAAGTGTTTGACACAGCCATATTGGCCAGCCTGCAGAACTACAGCTCCCATAAGCACcaaagggggaaaaagaaatgcagaaaaaagcaAAGACAGACACCGGACAAGATGAAAAGTCTGTCAAAGTCGTGGTGGAGAAGGTATTGTTGTGTGGCCTAG
- the pdcd2 gene encoding programmed cell death protein 2 isoform X2, with protein sequence MSSAEVVLGFLEDAEPWRLRSPQFPSKVGGKPAWLSQRGLPSLPGLECEICRLPMVFLLQVYAPISGQDRSFHRTLFLFCCKTPECYTRNDSRCMKVFRNQLQRRNEFYPYDPPPEDEPPCDAEEGQSVLPVSGVKLCWVCGCPGNKACSRCHTVTYCGKHHQTFHWKQSHKKECCSQGSPVTPSLLLFPETELVTEPEEEEKDVKEAEGEQEEEDGGGIITQRSVDCPALAESLAESDLEEMAMHETEDSKVFQRFKKKIAPEPHQVIRYSRGGSPLWVSSQHIPSDEDIPPCTCGAKRTFEFQVMPQLLNSLSVDSTGASIDWGTAAVYTCSASCERSDQYCPEVIWKQDFSSDQHTQTERR encoded by the exons ATGTCCTCGGCGGAGGTAGTTCTGGGTTTCCTGGAGGATGCGGAGCCGTGGCGGCTTCGGTCTCCTCAGTTCCCGAGTAAAGTCGGAGGGAAGCCGGCGTGGCTCAGCCAGAGAGGCCTGCCCTCTCTGCCCGGACTGGAGTGTGAGATATGCCGTCTTCCTATGGTTTTCCTGCTGCAG GTGTATGCACCAATATCCGGTCAGGACAGAAGTTTTCACCGAACGCTCTTTCTCTTCTGCTGCAAAACTCCAGAGTGCTACACGCGAAACGACAGCCGCTGCATGAAAG TTTTCAGAAACCAGTTACAGAGGAGGAACGAGTTCTACCCCTATGACCCTCCACCAG AGGATGAACCACCCTGCGATGCTGAGGAGGGCCAGAGTGTGTTGCCCGTTTCGGGAGTTAAACTGTGTTGGGTGTGCGGATGCCCCGGTAACAAAGCCTGCTCTCGGTGCCACACTGTGACCTACTGTGGAAAACACCACCAGACTTTCCACTGGAAACAATCTCACAAGAAGGAGTGTTGCAGCCAAG GGTCTCCTGTTACACCCTCCCTGCTCCTCTTTCCTGAGACTGAGCTGGTCACTGagccagaggaggaggagaaagatgTCAAAGAGGCTGAAGGAGAACAAGAAGAAGAGGACGGTGGAGGGATCATTACTCAGAGGAGTGTGGATTGTCCCGCCTTGGCAGAAT CCCTGGCAGAGAGCGACCTGGAGGAGATGGCAATGCACGAGACTGAAGACAGTAAAGTGTTCCAGAGGTTTAAGAAGAAGATCGCACCTGAACCTCACCAG GTGATACGTTACAGTCGAGGGGGCTCTCCCTTGTGGGTCTCCTCTCAGCACATCCCTTCAGATGAGGATATCCCACCATGCACCTGTGGTGCCAAGAGGACGTTTGAGTTCCAG gtgATGCCGCAGCTGTTAAACAGTCTAAGCGTGGACTCGACTGGAGCTAGCATTGACTGGGGGACTGCAGCTGTCTACACGTGCTCTGCCAGCTGTGAACGCAGCGACCAGTACTGCCCCGAGGTCATCTGGAAGCAGGACTTCAGCTCAGATCAACACACGCAGACTGAACGAAGATGA
- the pdcd2 gene encoding programmed cell death protein 2 isoform X1 — MSSAEVVLGFLEDAEPWRLRSPQFPSKVGGKPAWLSQRGLPSLPGLECEICRLPMVFLLQVYAPISGQDRSFHRTLFLFCCKTPECYTRNDSRCMKVFRNQLQRRNEFYPYDPPPEDEPPCDAEEGQSVLPVSGVKLCWVCGCPGNKACSRCHTVTYCGKHHQTFHWKQSHKKECCSQEGSPVTPSLLLFPETELVTEPEEEEKDVKEAEGEQEEEDGGGIITQRSVDCPALAESLAESDLEEMAMHETEDSKVFQRFKKKIAPEPHQVIRYSRGGSPLWVSSQHIPSDEDIPPCTCGAKRTFEFQVMPQLLNSLSVDSTGASIDWGTAAVYTCSASCERSDQYCPEVIWKQDFSSDQHTQTERR, encoded by the exons ATGTCCTCGGCGGAGGTAGTTCTGGGTTTCCTGGAGGATGCGGAGCCGTGGCGGCTTCGGTCTCCTCAGTTCCCGAGTAAAGTCGGAGGGAAGCCGGCGTGGCTCAGCCAGAGAGGCCTGCCCTCTCTGCCCGGACTGGAGTGTGAGATATGCCGTCTTCCTATGGTTTTCCTGCTGCAG GTGTATGCACCAATATCCGGTCAGGACAGAAGTTTTCACCGAACGCTCTTTCTCTTCTGCTGCAAAACTCCAGAGTGCTACACGCGAAACGACAGCCGCTGCATGAAAG TTTTCAGAAACCAGTTACAGAGGAGGAACGAGTTCTACCCCTATGACCCTCCACCAG AGGATGAACCACCCTGCGATGCTGAGGAGGGCCAGAGTGTGTTGCCCGTTTCGGGAGTTAAACTGTGTTGGGTGTGCGGATGCCCCGGTAACAAAGCCTGCTCTCGGTGCCACACTGTGACCTACTGTGGAAAACACCACCAGACTTTCCACTGGAAACAATCTCACAAGAAGGAGTGTTGCAGCCAAG AAGGGTCTCCTGTTACACCCTCCCTGCTCCTCTTTCCTGAGACTGAGCTGGTCACTGagccagaggaggaggagaaagatgTCAAAGAGGCTGAAGGAGAACAAGAAGAAGAGGACGGTGGAGGGATCATTACTCAGAGGAGTGTGGATTGTCCCGCCTTGGCAGAAT CCCTGGCAGAGAGCGACCTGGAGGAGATGGCAATGCACGAGACTGAAGACAGTAAAGTGTTCCAGAGGTTTAAGAAGAAGATCGCACCTGAACCTCACCAG GTGATACGTTACAGTCGAGGGGGCTCTCCCTTGTGGGTCTCCTCTCAGCACATCCCTTCAGATGAGGATATCCCACCATGCACCTGTGGTGCCAAGAGGACGTTTGAGTTCCAG gtgATGCCGCAGCTGTTAAACAGTCTAAGCGTGGACTCGACTGGAGCTAGCATTGACTGGGGGACTGCAGCTGTCTACACGTGCTCTGCCAGCTGTGAACGCAGCGACCAGTACTGCCCCGAGGTCATCTGGAAGCAGGACTTCAGCTCAGATCAACACACGCAGACTGAACGAAGATGA